One segment of Nostoc flagelliforme CCNUN1 DNA contains the following:
- a CDS encoding c-type cytochrome, translated as MTEQTNPTLLSTPHKGIKGIFKRIWVVIVGVVAVAVFLLWPVLSNSPVDYADIENHFKYGSIGSEPINGIPYWIWKVLPELFPDKLPGKGYNSLGFIKEPDKDLPIGFSQRRVFINRVGLNCAVCHTGTLRDTPNSEHQVITTMPANVLNLQGYIKFLSAVGVDERFTANRMLPEIEKISGGLNPVEKLLYRFIAIPQTRDALINQAYRLKFVEEQPDWGPGRVDTFNPYKAIQFHFPMDKLRQDELIGTSDFPSVWNQKPREGLQLHWDGNNTSVDERNKSAALGAGVTPTTIDLPRIQRVADWLWELPPPKYPYEVNETLAATGKPLFESNCASCHAFGGVYTGKVVPIQEIGTDPHRLDSYTYETMSNQNTLYAGYPWRFENFRKTNGYANMPLDGVWLRGPYLHNGSVPTLRDLLETPENRPKEFYRGYDVIDRAKVGFVSDVGEENGKKYFKFDTTQPGNSNSGHLYGTDLPTEDKDALVEYMKKL; from the coding sequence ATGACTGAACAAACTAACCCTACCCTACTTTCTACTCCACACAAGGGAATAAAGGGCATCTTCAAGCGGATTTGGGTTGTGATTGTGGGTGTTGTAGCAGTAGCAGTCTTTTTATTGTGGCCTGTTTTGTCCAACTCCCCAGTAGATTATGCTGACATTGAAAACCACTTTAAATATGGTTCAATCGGCAGCGAACCCATCAATGGCATCCCTTACTGGATTTGGAAAGTTTTACCAGAATTATTTCCAGATAAATTACCTGGAAAAGGTTATAATTCTCTGGGATTTATAAAAGAACCTGACAAAGATTTACCTATAGGTTTTTCGCAACGAAGAGTTTTTATTAATCGAGTTGGGTTGAATTGTGCTGTATGTCATACAGGGACGCTGCGAGATACCCCTAATAGCGAACATCAAGTCATCACTACGATGCCTGCTAATGTGCTTAATTTGCAGGGATACATCAAATTCTTATCAGCAGTTGGTGTAGATGAGCGCTTTACTGCTAACCGGATGCTGCCAGAAATTGAAAAAATCAGTGGCGGTCTAAATCCCGTCGAAAAATTACTTTATCGCTTCATTGCAATTCCCCAAACTAGAGATGCGCTAATTAATCAGGCATATCGACTTAAGTTTGTTGAAGAACAACCAGATTGGGGTCCAGGTAGAGTAGATACTTTTAATCCTTATAAAGCAATTCAATTCCATTTCCCAATGGATAAATTGCGTCAGGATGAACTGATTGGTACTTCTGATTTTCCCTCAGTTTGGAACCAAAAACCCCGCGAGGGATTGCAATTACATTGGGATGGTAATAATACTTCCGTTGATGAACGTAATAAGAGTGCAGCTTTAGGGGCTGGAGTCACACCTACAACAATCGATTTGCCTCGGATTCAGCGAGTTGCCGATTGGCTTTGGGAACTACCACCACCAAAATATCCTTATGAAGTTAACGAAACTTTAGCGGCCACAGGAAAACCACTTTTTGAAAGTAATTGCGCTAGCTGTCACGCTTTTGGTGGTGTATATACAGGCAAAGTTGTACCAATTCAAGAAATTGGTACAGACCCCCATCGTCTCGACTCGTATACCTACGAAACGATGTCTAACCAAAATACTCTGTATGCAGGCTATCCGTGGCGCTTTGAGAACTTCCGCAAAACGAATGGATATGCCAATATGCCCCTTGATGGTGTTTGGTTACGTGGCCCTTATCTGCACAATGGTTCAGTCCCCACCCTACGGGATTTACTAGAAACACCAGAAAATAGACCAAAAGAATTCTATCGTGGCTATGACGTTATCGACAGAGCAAAAGTTGGCTTTGTATCTGATGTAGGTGAAGAAAACGGTAAGAAATACTTTAAGTTCGATACAACACAACCTGGAAATAGTAACAGTGGCCACTTATACGGCACTGATCTTCCTACAGAAGATAAAGATGCACTAGTTGAGTACATGAAAAAACTTTAA